GGCTCGACCGGGATCCGCCAGGCGTCGGTCTCGCCCTCCTGGCCGGAGACGTGGGAGATGGCGGTGAAGTCGGTGTTCTCGCGGAAGGCGGGGTGGGCGTACAGGTCCCTGGCGTAGGCCCACAGGTTGGGGAAGGCGGTGAGCGGGCGCTCGCTGATCCTGGCCGCCGGGTTGTCGCTCAGGTCGAAGCGGAGCAGGGTCGGCCAGAGCCGCACGTCCGCCTCGGTGATCCCCGAGCCGAACAGGAACCTGCGGTCGGCCAGCCGGGCGTCCAGCTCGTCCAGGAAGGCGACCACGGTCCCGCGCGCCTCGGTGTACGCGGCCTCGGTGGTGGCCGACGCCACGCGGCCCGCCGCCGTGTTGACGATCTCGTAGATCCTCGTGTTGAGCTCGTCGATCTCCGGCCGGAGCTCCTCGGGGTAGAGGTCGGCCTCGAGGTCGCCGCCGAACCGGGTGGCCAGGTCGATCGTGATGTCGGGGAAGTTGTTGCTGACGATGCGGCCGCTCGTCCTGTCCCACAGGACCGGCACCGAGACGTGCCCGTCGAAGCCGGGCTCGGTCACCTCGTACGCCTGCCGCAGGATGGTGAACCCGTTGACCGGGTCGGCCCCGCGCCGCTCGCGGAACGCCCACCCGCGCCCGTCACGCCCGTCGTCGACGTAGGAGAGCGAGACCACGTCCTGGAGTCCCTTGAGGGAGCGCACGATGGCCGCGCGCTGCGCGTACGGACAGACGGCCGCGACGTAGAGGTGGTAGCGGCCCGGCTCTGCGGGGAAGGCGGGTGTGCCGATCCGCCCCTGGAAGGGGTAGCGCGGGCCGGGCCTGCCACCGGGCCGGTAGTGGCCGTGGGTGTCGAGGTCGACGGGGCTCGCGTGGTTCAGTGTGCTGGTCTTCGGCATCTGGCACTCCCGGGCATGTCTCGGTGACCCCGATGAAGGGATCCGCGCTTGCGGCACGCCCACCGTGCCGCCAGGTCTCCCCCGGGGGCACCCCGCCGCGGTGCGAGGGTTGCCGGTCAGCCAGCCGGGGCTTCTCACTGACACTCTTAACCTATTTAGAAGGTAGGAAATACATAGATCTCTGTCAAGCCTTAATGTCGGGGAATGTCCTATGAGAGCGTGAACGTGGTCTACCGCAAGTACGACGGGTCACTGCACTGGCACCACCGCGGCCTGCTGCTCGGCGAGGACGAGCACGGGGTGTGGACGGGCTGCCTCGCCAACTCCATCGGCCGCAAGGGTGACGGTCCCGCGGTCCCCTCTCCGCACCCGTTCGTGATGCTCTTCCCCCGCGACGCCTGGTGGACGGCAGCCTTCAACGCCGCCCCGCACAAGTACGAGATCTACTGCGACATCTCCACGGTGCCGGAGTGGAGCGACGGCGAGGTCACCATGGTCGACCTGGACCTCGACGTGATCCGAGCCCGCCGGAACCTGCTGAAGGGCCGCCCGAGCCAGGTCTTCCTGGACGACGAGGACGAGTTCGAGGAGCACCGGGTCAAGTACGCCTACCCGCCCGACGTGGTCGAGAGCGCCCGCGCCTCGGCCACCTGGCTGATGGAGGCCGTCACCGCCCGCACCGCCCCCTTCGGGGACGCGCCGCACTGGCTCACCCTGGTCGGCTGAGCCCGGTCGCCTCGGTCCCGGCCATCCGGCGCCGCGCCCAAAGCCCGACCGGCCGGGCCCGATCCCCCAGGTCTCGGCCCCTGGAATCCAACCGGCCGGGTCCGGTCACCCGAATCCCGGCCGTCCAAGCCACGCCCCCGAAACCCGACCGGGCCGGGCCCCGCCCCCGTGGGGCCCGGCCCGGCCCGGCGCCTCTCATGCGGCCCGGTTTCCTCGCGAACCTCAGCGGGCGCGGCGGCGGAACAGCCTGCCGGAGAGCATCGCCGAGACCAGCAGGAAACCACCGCACCAGGCCAGCGCCTTCCACGGATCGTTCCCCACGGGCTGGCCCAGCAGCAGACCGCGCACGGACTCGATGATCGGCGTGGCCGGCTGGTTCTCCGCGAACCCGTGCAGCCATGCGGGCATGGTGTGCACCGGGACGAAGGCACTGCTCGGGTAGGGCAGGAACATCACGAAGAAGGTGAAACCGCCCGCGACCTCCGGCGTCTTGGCCAGCAGGCCGACCACGGCCGAGACCGCGGAGATGGCCAGGACGAACACCACCAGGACGCCCACCGCCGCGGCCCAGCCGGCCAGGTCCGCCTCCGCCCGGAAGCCGAGCAGGAACGCGACGACGAACACGATGACGAGCGAGGTGAGGTTGCGCACGGTGCTGGCGGCCACGTGCCCGCCCAGGAACGCCCCGCCGCCGACGTCCATCGACCTGAACCTGTCGACGATCCCCCGGCTCATGTCGTGACTGACGGCGACCGCCGTCAGGGAGGCGCCGTAGGAGGCGCACATGACGAGGATGCCGGGGACGGCGTAGGTGACGTAGTCGACGCCGGTCTGGATCGCGCCGCCGAACAGGTAGACGAACAGCAGCATGACCAGGACGGGCATCAGGAACGAGATGAACAGCGCGTCGAGGTTGCGCAGCGACAGGCGGACGGCGCGGCCGGTCATGACCGGCCAGGCGGCGAGTTCAGACACCGGCCCGCTCCCTGTCCGTCAGGGCGAGGAACGCGTCGTCGAGCGTGGCGCCTCGCACGGTGAACCTCTCGATCGCCGAACGTTCCGGGTCCACCTCGTCCAGCAGGGCGCGGACCTCCGAGGCGCTCCCGCCGACAGCCGCCCCGACGGTCAGCCTGGCGAGATCGGCGTGGACGGCACGCACCCCGAGGAGGCGCGTCACCTCGGCGAACGACCGGGCGTCGGTCAGGACGAGGTCCAGCCGCCAGGCGGCGACCCTCGCCTTGAGCTCGTCGGCGGTGCCCTCCGCCACCACCCGCCCGCCGTCGAGCAGCGCGATCCGGTCGGCCAGGCTGTCGGCCTCCTCCAGATACTGGGTGGTCAGGAAGACCGTGGTGCCCGAGCCGGTGAGCTGGGTGATCACCTCCCACATCGCCTGCCTGCTCCGCACGTCGAGACCCGTGGTCGGCTCGTCGAGGAAGATCACCGACGGCGCGCCGACCAGCCCCGCGGCCAGGTCCAGGCGTCGCCACATGCCACCCGAGTACGTGCCGACCCGCCGCTTCCCCGCCTCGACCAGGTCGAACCGCTCCAGCAGCTCGGCCGCCCTGCTGCGAGCCCCCGCGCGTGACAGGCCGGACAGGCGGCCCATCATCCGGAGGTTCTCCTCGCCGGTCAGCAGCTCGTCGACCGCCGCGTGCTGGCCGGTCAGGCTGATGGCGCGGCGGACGCGGCGGCGGTCGCGCACGACGTCGAACCCGGCGACCGTGGCCCGTCCCGCGTCCGGGCTGACCAGCGTCGCCAGGGTGCGCACGGTCGTGGTCTTGCCCGCGCCGTTCGAGCCGAGCAGCGCGTACACGCTGCCCTTGGCGACGCGCAGGTCGACGCCGTTCAGGACGGCGAGCCGGCCATAGGACTTTGTGAGGCCGACCGCCTCTATCGCTGGTTCCACTACCCCTCCTGCGTATGGCGTACGCTCTACTGTTTATGGCGTACGCGGTATTGCGTAAGATATACACTCACAGGAAAGGACGGTCAAGCCCGGGAGCGCGATGGAAGTGCCGGAGAGCGTGGAGATCGCCTGGGGCCTGCGCGAGCGGCCGGGCAAGGGGCCCAAACGCACCCTGAGCCTGGAGCACATCGTGGAGGCCGCCATCAGAGTGGGCTCCGCGGAGGGACTCGCCGCGGTCTCGATGAGCAAGATCGCCGCCGAGCTCGACGTCTCCACGATGGCGCTCTACCGCTACGTCACCTCCAAGGGTGACCTGCTCATGCTCATCACGAACGCGGTGATCGGCCCGCCTCCCCAGCTCCCGGAGCCGGGCGACGACTGGCGTCACGGCGTCTACCGGTGGGCCGGCGCCCTGCGCGCCGCGCTGCAGCGGCACCCCTGGTCGTTGCGCATCCCCATCACGGGCCCGGGGCTCATGCCCAACCACGTCGCCTGGATGGAGGCCGGGCTGCGCTGCCTGCGCGGCACCGGACTGGCCCCGGACACGAAGATGGCGGCGCTGCTGCTGGTCGACGGCTTCGTCAGGACTGAGGTGGCGCTCCTGGCCGATCTCCAGGACGCCTTCGACGCCTCCCGGGTCACCGACGAGGAGGCGATGTCCGGCTACGGCCGGTCACTCGCGAGGCTCACCGACGCTCAGCGCTTCCCGGAGATCCACGAGCTTCTCGAGGCCCGGGTCTTCGACATGCCCGGCGGCCCCGACGACGAGTTCGTCTTCGGCATGGACCGCATCCTCGACGGCCTCACGGTGCTCGTGACCGGAAAACCACCCGCCTGATCCTCGACGACCTCACACCGCCCACGCCGGAAGCCCATCCGCAATCGGCATCCCGCCCCGGTACCCGATCCACACCGGCATCCCGTCCGCCCCGGTACCCGATCCGCACCGCCATCCCGTCCGTACCGATATCCGATCCACACCGGCATCCCGTCCGCCCCGGTACCCGATCCGCACCGCCATCCCGTCCGTACCGATATCCGATCCACACCGCCATCCCGTCCGCCCCGGTACCCGATCCACACCGGCATCCCGTCCGTACCGATATCCGATCCACACCGCCATCCCGTCCGCCCCGGTACCCGATCCGCACCGCCATCCCGGCGGCGTTCGTTCCGCGCCCGGCGGAACGGAACCCCGCCGGATCCGCCCGCGCGGGGACCTACAGGGGCCTACGGGGTTCTACAAGGATCTACAGGGGCCTACAGGGGAGGGAAGCCGGGGGCGCGGCGCTCGACGAAGCTGGCGACGCCCTCGGCGAAGTCCGGCCGGGTGAAGGACTCGGCCATCAGGTGCGTCGCGGCCGCCTCCGACGCCTCCAGGCTCCGCTGGCCGTCACCCCAGACCTGACGCTTGATCACCGCCATCGAGGCCGGGGAACTGTACGTCGCCAGCTCGCGGGCGTAGGCCAGCGTCTCCTCCATCAGCCTCTCCCCCGGCACCGACCGGCCGGCCAAGCCCAGCTCGTACGCCTCGGCACCGGTGAAGGTGCGGCCCGACAGCAGCAGGTCCATCGCCCTGGCCTGGCCTGCCAGGCGGGGCAGGACCCATGACATGCCGTACTCGGCGATCAGGCCGCGCCGGGCGAAGGCGGTGGTCCACTTGGCCTCGGCGGCCGTGAAGACCAGGTCGCAGAGGAGGGCGTGGACCATGCCGAGCCCGGCGCAGGCACCGTTGACGGCGGCGACGATCGGTTTGCGGATCGTGGTCGGGAAGGTGGTGGGGCGCGGATCCGGCCGCCCCGCGTAGGAGCCGTCATGGAGGGCGGTGAGCGTCCGGAAGTCCGCACCGGCGCAGAACCCCCTCCCCGCGCCGGTGACCACGATCACCCGGACCTCGGGGTTCTTCTCGGCCTCGGCAAGCTGGTCGAAGTAGCGGCGGCCCATCTCGTCGGTCCAGGCGTTGAGCCGGTCCGGGCGGTTGAACGTCAGCGTCAGCACGCCCCGCTCGATCGACGACAGCACCAGATCGACCATCCCGCATCCCCCTCGCGAGCCCGGAGAGCCACAGAATATCGTTCTACACCTTTTCCCTCTCCGGCGTCAGCATGTGCGAGCGGACCAGATCCTCGACCGTGGCGCGCAGACCGAGGAAGGAGGAGGTGCGCTTCACGGCGAGGGCCCGGTAGGCGGGAAGGTCGATCGGCACCTCGGCGGCGACCCTGCCGGGGCCGCAGGCGAAGACGAGCACCCGCTGGGCGAGCAGAACGGCCTCCTCCACGTCGTGGGTGACCATCAGCACGGTGGTGCCCGTGTCGCGCCACACCTCGCGCAGGAAGAGTTGCGGCGTTGATCCGCGCCGCGTCCACGACCGCCGGGAGCGCGTACGGCCAGGTCACCTTCCTGAGGATCTCTCCGCGCCGGGCGCCGAGGGTCGCCGCCGGCCTAGCCCAGCTCGCCGGGCACCCGCCGTACGGCCTCACAGTCGCGTGACGCCCGGCGTCGGCGGAACCCTAGGTGCGCCCCACCATGAGGTGGGTCACTGCAAGTGCTTGAAGCGCTCCCTACGGCTAAGGTCGGGGGATTCCAGCCAGCCCGGACGCCGCTGTTGCGGTGGTCTGCGCTGCTGTTGCTTGGCGGTTGGCCTTGCGGCCCACGCGGTTGCGTGGTTTGCGCGCCCCAGCTCGCACACCCGGTCCGGGCTGTGCGAACTCCGCCCTTCCGGCGGTGAGTACGTTCTTGGCGGCGTTCACGTCGGCGTGTTCGGTGTGTCCGCAAGAGGTACACCGAAAGACCGCTTGGCTCTCGCGGGACTTCCGATCCACCACCGTGCACACGTTGCACGTCTGACTCGTGTACGCCGGATTGACAGTGATCACATGGGTGCCCGTATACCGGGCCCTACTACGAGTGGCCAACTCGATCCGATACCAGCCCTTGTCCAAGATGGACCGATTCAATCCGGCCTTGGCAGCGGCCCCGTTCGGCAAGAACGCGCCCGGCCGCTCAGGATCTGGCCTGGGTTCGACGCCGGCGGTCATGTTCTTGGTCTTGAGCGCCTCGAACACGACCATCTCAAAACCCGTGGCCAGGGTATGGGCGGTCTTGGCGGCGAAGTCCTCCCGGCGCCTGCGGACCGTCCGCACCATGTCGGCGACCCGCGCGGCGGCTCTCTTACGCCGGACCGATCCCTTCGTGGTCCGGGCGAAGTCGCGCTGAAGCTTCTTGACATGCTCAACTTCCCGATCACGGGCGAACACCCGGTGATGGAAGCGGCCGTCCGAGCGGGTCGCGACCTTGACCACGCCCCGATCGATCCCCACGGCGCTGCCAGGGCCGGCGTGGCGCTCAGGCGCGGTGACCCCATCCTCGACGAGAAAACTGATGTACCAGTGCTCGCCGTCCCGGCTGACGGTGGCGTTCTTGACCTTCCCGCCGAGCGGGCGGGTGATCCGCACACGGACCCAGCCGAGTTTCGGCAGCCTCACCCGCGCCCAGCGCCGGTTGAGCCGCTCGACCGCGATTTTCCCGCCCTCGGGGAACCGGAAGCTCGGCGGGTTGGCGACCTTCGACTTCCAGCGGACTTTCCACGTGCCGTGCTTGGCACACGCGGCATCCAGGTCGATCAACGCCTGCTGCAGACAGTGACCGGGCACCTCGGCCAGCCACGGGAAGTCGGCTTTCGCCTCAGCCACCTGGCGGGCCTGGTCGTGGTAGCCGATCCACCCCCCGCGCCGACGATAGAGGCGGCGCTGTTCCAGCGCGGTGTTCCACACCGACCGGCACGCCCCGCCGACGCGTTCGGCGAACTCACCCTGCTCAGGGGTGAGGTCCAGGCGATACTTGCGTCCGGTAAGCACCGGCGATCACCGGTCCTTCTGATTCTCGATGTAGCCCTCGACCACCTGCGGGGGCGCATCACCCACGGTCGCCACGAAGGAGGAGTTCGTCCACAAGGTCGGCAGCTTCGACGTCAGTGCCGGGAACTTCTCGCGGAGCAGGCGAGAGGTACGGCCTTTGACGGCCTTGACCAGCTTGTGGATCCCGAACCGGGGGTCCACCTCGACCAGCAGGTGACCGTGGCCGGACATGACGTCGCACTCCACCAGCCATGCTCCCTTCTCCTCGATCACCCCACGGATCAACCGTTCAAACCGTTCTTCGATCCGAGCGTCCAGAACCCGCCGCCGGTACTCGGGGCACCACACCACGCGCAACGCACACTGGAAGGCGATAGTGCCGTTCCTCCGGAGCGTCACGGCCACACTGAGTCAGTATGCAGAAGGAAGTCATCTGCCGCTCAAAGATTCGATTGCCCATCAAGGAGAACCCTCTTCAGGTCAGAGCACGCTCGGGCCTGGCGACCCTCCCACGCCGGGCTCACCCCCATGGCTGAAGCCAGGGGTGAGCCCGGCATCTCCGATCGCCGGTACGTTTCCTCCGGATTAACCCCCCGTTGCAGTCCAGTGACCGAGTGCGCGTTCCAGGGAGTCCGGGTGGTGGACGAAGTTCGGCGACAGCAGCCGATCCTCGTAGTAGCGGTGGAAGACCGGCGTGGCCGAGGCCGACATGGGGGGCACGATCCAGGTCCAGTCGGCCGGGCAGACCCGCCCCTCCTTCTCCTCGCGTTCCAGATGCATCAGGAAATGTCTGGACTCGGTGTGGTGGTCCGTCATCGTCACCCCCGCCCGCTCGAAGGAGTGCAGGACCGCCATGTTCAGCTCCACCAGCGCGTAGTCCCGCCAGAGCGAGCGGTCGCTCTCGGTGTCCAGTCCCATGCGCTGGGCGATCACCGGCATCAGGTCGTAGCGGTCGGCGTCGGCCAGGTTGCGGGCCCCGATCTCGGTTCCCATGTACCAGCCGTTGAACGGGGCCGCCCGGTAGCAGATCCCGCCGATCTCCAGGCACATGTTCGAGATGACCGGCACCGCGTGCCAGCGCAGTCCCAGCTGCTCGAACCACGGGTGGGTGGGGTGCGAGAGCGCGACCTCCAGCACGGCGTCGCCGGGGATCGTGGACAGCAGCGGCGGCCCGTCCCCCACCGAGATCGCGAGCGGCAGGACGTCGAAGGGGCTTCCGGGACCGCCTGGCCAGCCGAGCTCGCGCAGCATCGCGGTGAAACCGGTGTAGCGGGGGTCGCCGACGACCGAGCCGTCCTCCATCGCGTACCCGGCGTAGCGGATGAGCTGCTCGTTCCAGATCCGCGGTCCCGGGGTCCCCGGCCGGTCCTGGGGGAACACGGTGATCGTCGGGCGGATCCGGCGGCTCGGCGCCGCGTCCCGCAGGTGGTTCACGCACTCGACGGCGACCCCCTCGGCCGTGGTGACGTGCCGCCGGTCGCGCACCCGCAGCGAGCGCCAGTACAGGCGTCCGATGCACCTGCCGCTGTTGCGCCAGGCCACCCTGGCGCCGAAGGTCAGCTCGCCGGGGGTGTGCGTGTACGTCCCGGTCCTGGCGATCTCCTGCCGGACCTCACGCAGGCGTTCTCGCAGGACTCCCGCCCCGGGATTCTCCGCGTGGAACAGCCTGAGGTAGTCCTCGGCCGCCGCCACGTCGACCGGGAGCACCTCGGGGACACCACCGGGGAC
This region of Streptosporangium sp. NBC_01495 genomic DNA includes:
- a CDS encoding TetR/AcrR family transcriptional regulator, whose protein sequence is MEVPESVEIAWGLRERPGKGPKRTLSLEHIVEAAIRVGSAEGLAAVSMSKIAAELDVSTMALYRYVTSKGDLLMLITNAVIGPPPQLPEPGDDWRHGVYRWAGALRAALQRHPWSLRIPITGPGLMPNHVAWMEAGLRCLRGTGLAPDTKMAALLLVDGFVRTEVALLADLQDAFDASRVTDEEAMSGYGRSLARLTDAQRFPEIHELLEARVFDMPGGPDDEFVFGMDRILDGLTVLVTGKPPA
- a CDS encoding enoyl-CoA hydratase-related protein, giving the protein MVDLVLSSIERGVLTLTFNRPDRLNAWTDEMGRRYFDQLAEAEKNPEVRVIVVTGAGRGFCAGADFRTLTALHDGSYAGRPDPRPTTFPTTIRKPIVAAVNGACAGLGMVHALLCDLVFTAAEAKWTTAFARRGLIAEYGMSWVLPRLAGQARAMDLLLSGRTFTGAEAYELGLAGRSVPGERLMEETLAYARELATYSSPASMAVIKRQVWGDGQRSLEASEAAATHLMAESFTRPDFAEGVASFVERRAPGFPPL
- a CDS encoding nitric oxide synthase oxygenase produces the protein MLTWRRSRRRAPDPLRDVPGVPDVLRVLGAPGGVSDGVPGGVPEVLPVDVAAAEDYLRLFHAENPGAGVLRERLREVRQEIARTGTYTHTPGELTFGARVAWRNSGRCIGRLYWRSLRVRDRRHVTTAEGVAVECVNHLRDAAPSRRIRPTITVFPQDRPGTPGPRIWNEQLIRYAGYAMEDGSVVGDPRYTGFTAMLRELGWPGGPGSPFDVLPLAISVGDGPPLLSTIPGDAVLEVALSHPTHPWFEQLGLRWHAVPVISNMCLEIGGICYRAAPFNGWYMGTEIGARNLADADRYDLMPVIAQRMGLDTESDRSLWRDYALVELNMAVLHSFERAGVTMTDHHTESRHFLMHLEREEKEGRVCPADWTWIVPPMSASATPVFHRYYEDRLLSPNFVHHPDSLERALGHWTATGG
- a CDS encoding ATP-binding cassette domain-containing protein is translated as MEPAIEAVGLTKSYGRLAVLNGVDLRVAKGSVYALLGSNGAGKTTTVRTLATLVSPDAGRATVAGFDVVRDRRRVRRAISLTGQHAAVDELLTGEENLRMMGRLSGLSRAGARSRAAELLERFDLVEAGKRRVGTYSGGMWRRLDLAAGLVGAPSVIFLDEPTTGLDVRSRQAMWEVITQLTGSGTTVFLTTQYLEEADSLADRIALLDGGRVVAEGTADELKARVAAWRLDLVLTDARSFAEVTRLLGVRAVHADLARLTVGAAVGGSASEVRALLDEVDPERSAIERFTVRGATLDDAFLALTDRERAGV
- a CDS encoding glutathione S-transferase C-terminal domain-containing protein, which codes for MPKTSTLNHASPVDLDTHGHYRPGGRPGPRYPFQGRIGTPAFPAEPGRYHLYVAAVCPYAQRAAIVRSLKGLQDVVSLSYVDDGRDGRGWAFRERRGADPVNGFTILRQAYEVTEPGFDGHVSVPVLWDRTSGRIVSNNFPDITIDLATRFGGDLEADLYPEELRPEIDELNTRIYEIVNTAAGRVASATTEAAYTEARGTVVAFLDELDARLADRRFLFGSGITEADVRLWPTLLRFDLSDNPAARISERPLTAFPNLWAYARDLYAHPAFRENTDFTAISHVSGQEGETDAWRIPVEPLHADWDQPHRRAAV
- a CDS encoding RNA-guided endonuclease InsQ/TnpB family protein, whose product is MLTGRKYRLDLTPEQGEFAERVGGACRSVWNTALEQRRLYRRRGGWIGYHDQARQVAEAKADFPWLAEVPGHCLQQALIDLDAACAKHGTWKVRWKSKVANPPSFRFPEGGKIAVERLNRRWARVRLPKLGWVRVRITRPLGGKVKNATVSRDGEHWYISFLVEDGVTAPERHAGPGSAVGIDRGVVKVATRSDGRFHHRVFARDREVEHVKKLQRDFARTTKGSVRRKRAAARVADMVRTVRRRREDFAAKTAHTLATGFEMVVFEALKTKNMTAGVEPRPDPERPGAFLPNGAAAKAGLNRSILDKGWYRIELATRSRARYTGTHVITVNPAYTSQTCNVCTVVDRKSRESQAVFRCTSCGHTEHADVNAAKNVLTAGRAEFAQPGPGVRAGARKPRNRVGRKANRQATAAQTTATAASGLAGIPRP
- the tnpA gene encoding IS200/IS605 family transposase, which codes for MAVTLRRNGTIAFQCALRVVWCPEYRRRVLDARIEERFERLIRGVIEEKGAWLVECDVMSGHGHLLVEVDPRFGIHKLVKAVKGRTSRLLREKFPALTSKLPTLWTNSSFVATVGDAPPQVVEGYIENQKDR
- a CDS encoding DUF402 domain-containing protein translates to MSYESVNVVYRKYDGSLHWHHRGLLLGEDEHGVWTGCLANSIGRKGDGPAVPSPHPFVMLFPRDAWWTAAFNAAPHKYEIYCDISTVPEWSDGEVTMVDLDLDVIRARRNLLKGRPSQVFLDDEDEFEEHRVKYAYPPDVVESARASATWLMEAVTARTAPFGDAPHWLTLVG
- a CDS encoding ABC transporter permease, whose product is MSELAAWPVMTGRAVRLSLRNLDALFISFLMPVLVMLLFVYLFGGAIQTGVDYVTYAVPGILVMCASYGASLTAVAVSHDMSRGIVDRFRSMDVGGGAFLGGHVAASTVRNLTSLVIVFVVAFLLGFRAEADLAGWAAAVGVLVVFVLAISAVSAVVGLLAKTPEVAGGFTFFVMFLPYPSSAFVPVHTMPAWLHGFAENQPATPIIESVRGLLLGQPVGNDPWKALAWCGGFLLVSAMLSGRLFRRRAR